GACCCGGATCCCGCCTTCGACACGTTCGGCTGTACCCGTTGGCGCGAACGACGCGGCCATCAGTGTGTCCGGATCCTCGCCCCAGACGTCTTCCTGGGCTTGCTCATGATAGAGACCCAGCATCCAGTTGTGGATCGCCAGGATTCCGAGGCACCAGCCGGTTGAGCCACAGCCTCGGGCCAGCTCCGAGGTGGCGCGAACGACCGAGACCGGATCGAGTTCAAAGCCCCCGAAACGCTTGGGTTGGACGATCTTGAACAGCCCTGCCTCCCGCATCTCACGCTCCGCTTCGGGCAGAAGCCTGCGCACTTCCTCGGTTTTTTCCGCTCTCTCGGCGGCGGCGGGAACCAACGAGCGGGCTGCGGGGACGACGTCTTCGAGCTTCATGGGGTGGCCTCCATTTCAATATGACTATAGTCATATTTGTACTTGTGTCAATTATGATTTCTGTCATTATTGATCTCATGGCATCAGAAAGCAGCGAAGTAGCGGAGGCGACCCGCAGCCAACGGCGAAGGACGGAAACCCGGACCCGGATCGTGGAGGCGGCGGAGCGACTGATGCGGGAACGTGGAGTCGAGGCCGTCACCATCCACGACATCACCGAGGCTGCCGATGTGGGCCACGGCACCTTCTATCTCCACTTCAAGACGAAGAGCGATGTGCTTCGCCCAGTCATCGAGCAATTGGCGGAGCGCCTCCACGCCCACGTGGATCGGGCAACGGGCGGTGCAACAGACCCGGCGGTGCGCATGGCCACGGGGGTTCGCATCGCGCTGCGAACGATCGACGGTGATCCCCTCTGGAACTGGTACGTGTTTCGATCGGGGACACCCTTTCGCAGATTGGCCGAGGGGATGGACGGGCCGCCGGCCAAGGACATGAACCGGGGCGTGGCCAGCGGGCGTTTTCTCGCGACGGATCTGCCTGCGACCTGGGCCTTCGTAGATGGTGCG
This portion of the bacterium genome encodes:
- a CDS encoding helix-turn-helix transcriptional regulator; amino-acid sequence: MASESSEVAEATRSQRRRTETRTRIVEAAERLMRERGVEAVTIHDITEAADVGHGTFYLHFKTKSDVLRPVIEQLAERLHAHVDRATGGATDPAVRMATGVRIALRTIDGDPLWNWYVFRSGTPFRRLAEGMDGPPAKDMNRGVASGRFLATDLPATWAFVDGAMTGVLTALSRGTLGDDAVETTAEMILRSLGISAEEASHIAHRPLELH